Proteins from a genomic interval of Fuerstiella sp.:
- a CDS encoding Ig-like domain-containing protein, translated as MTITGPGADLLTIDADNESRIFNINDGDNSSQSDVSISGLKLTGGDVSDEGGAIFTRENLSVTNSTISGNSAYRGGGIDNNGTLSVSNSTISGNTAAGGYYSSGGGIDNNGTLSISNSTISGNTAAGYYDNAGGGAIFTRKNVSVTNSTISGNTTDGSGGGIYSSSSAEVTVSNSTISGNTASRGGGIENNGNITVSNSTISENSAVRDGGGIDNNGNITVSNSTVSGNSARYGGGIYSSSSAEVTVSNSTISGNNAGFVGGGLKLTYGNITISNTTISGNKADFRAGGIYNTFGTLVINNSIVAGNTRSGGAYDFRGDGPTTTGSFNLFGTGGIFGLIDGTDGNIVGVNWKTVLENDGTNPTLADNGGPTQTIALLAGSPAINEGSNDLATDDGTVSGTPLVNDQRGAPFARIVGDRVDIGAFESENTAPEADDLSVSGDEDTDISGQLTASDAELNPVTFVGATSPTNGSVVVNSNGTFTYTPNANFNGADSFTFTVSDGSLEDVGNVNITVNAVNDRPLANDVAISAIEDGPAVDGNFSVTDVDTSDTHTFAITTTPTEGTVTDNGNGTFTFDPGTAFQDLGAGQTRNVTFDYTATDSSGAANATSEPGTVTVTVTGTSDLQHLVVDTDSDVVDGDYSLGNLSLREAVELTNTNPGFSHTITFGNGS; from the coding sequence GTGACGATCACCGGTCCCGGTGCGGACCTGCTGACGATTGATGCCGACAATGAATCACGCATCTTCAACATCAATGACGGCGATAATTCCTCTCAAAGCGACGTCTCGATCTCCGGCCTCAAGCTCACCGGCGGCGATGTGAGTGACGAAGGAGGAGCAATTTTCACACGTGAAAACCTGTCGGTCACTAACAGCACGATCAGCGGGAACTCGGCTTACCGCGGCGGCGGGATCGACAACAACGGCACCTTATCGGTCAGCAACAGCACGATCAGCGGAAATACGGCGGCCGGCGGCTACTACAGCTCTGGCGGCGGGATCGACAACAACGGCACCTTATCGATCAGCAACAGCACGATCAGCGGAAATACGGCGGCCGGCTACTACGACAACGCTGGCGGCGGAGCAATTTTCACACGTAAAAACGTGTCGGTCACTAACAGCACGATCAGCGGAAATACGACCGACGGCAGCGGCGGCGGGATCTACAGTTCCAGCTCCGCTGAAGTAACCGTCAGCAACAGCACCATCAGTGGTAATACGGCCAGCCGCGGCGGCGGGATCGAGAACAACGGCAACATAACCGTCAGCAACAGCACGATCAGCGAAAACTCGGCCGTTAGGGACGGCGGCGGGATCGACAACAACGGCAACATAACCGTCAGCAACAGCACGGTCAGCGGAAACTCGGCCCGTTACGGCGGCGGGATCTACAGTTCCAGCTCCGCTGAAGTAACCGTCAGCAACAGCACCATCAGTGGAAACAATGCTGGTTTTGTCGGCGGCGGCCTCAAGCTCACCTACGGCAACATAACGATCAGCAACACCACGATCAGCGGAAACAAGGCCGATTTCCGCGCTGGTGGGATCTACAACACGTTCGGCACCTTAGTGATCAACAACAGCATTGTGGCCGGCAACACACGGAGTGGCGGTGCCTATGACTTCAGGGGCGATGGACCCACCACCACTGGTAGTTTTAACCTGTTCGGAACGGGGGGGATTTTTGGGCTTATTGACGGTACCGACGGCAACATCGTGGGCGTCAACTGGAAGACCGTGTTGGAAAATGACGGTACGAACCCCACACTTGCCGACAACGGCGGCCCCACGCAGACCATTGCCCTGCTGGCCGGCAGCCCGGCCATCAACGAGGGCAGCAATGATCTTGCCACAGACGATGGAACCGTATCCGGTACGCCGCTGGTGAATGACCAACGTGGCGCACCGTTCGCCCGAATTGTCGGTGACCGCGTCGATATCGGAGCCTTCGAAAGCGAAAATACAGCGCCTGAGGCGGATGACCTTTCTGTCAGTGGCGATGAAGACACCGACATCAGCGGTCAGCTGACCGCCAGCGATGCGGAATTAAATCCAGTCACCTTTGTTGGCGCGACGTCGCCCACAAACGGCTCGGTCGTCGTCAACAGCAACGGCACGTTCACCTACACTCCGAACGCCAACTTCAACGGGGCAGACAGTTTTACATTCACTGTTTCTGACGGCTCACTCGAGGATGTCGGCAACGTCAACATCACCGTGAATGCGGTCAATGATCGACCGCTGGCCAATGACGTTGCCATTTCCGCCATCGAAGACGGACCAGCGGTGGATGGCAACTTCTCCGTCACCGACGTGGACACCAGCGACACGCATACTTTCGCCATTACGACCACACCGACCGAAGGCACGGTCACCGACAACGGCAACGGCACGTTTACCTTCGATCCTGGAACAGCTTTTCAGGATTTGGGAGCGGGACAAACACGGAATGTCACCTTCGATTACACGGCCACCGATAGCAGCGGTGCGGCCAACGCCACCAGTGAACCGGGGACCGTTACGGTGACTGTTACGGGTACCAGTGATCTTCAACACCTGGTGGTCGACACGGACAGCGACGTGGTGGACGGTGACTATTCGTTGGGCAACCTGAGTCTGCGTGAAGCCGTGGAACTGACCAACACCAACCCCGGGTTCAGTCACACGATTACCTTTGGCAACGGATCA
- a CDS encoding PQQ-like beta-propeller repeat protein — protein sequence MRLSHGLLCFILCFILCFAGLFSVQADDWPRFLGPQYKGVSDETNLVSSIPAAGPDVLWRVDLGIGSSGVVVSEGTVYTLFQDDARQYVVALDESSGDLKWKSGIADAYLNPQANGPRSTPTVADDAVYVMTGEGILVSLESDSGKIRWSVNTVSDPGVEPAQFGMSSSPLVYNDVVVVQTVSEDGSIAGFSAESGVRKWVAGSPECGYASPALLSLCGVRQIVAVTGASVAGIVPQSGELLWEHPFVTDFNCNTANPVLVDESSVLISAGENHGSVLLDVTESDDGWTAEERWSSLGKRSVLRAEWQTPVLLDGHLFGLDNVGAAGPITNLVCVNAATGESVWSKRRFGKSNLTLADGKLFMATIDGELVIVNATMEGFREMARTEVLRMTRQAPVIANGRLYLRDDKEVVCIDVRVKS from the coding sequence ATGCGTCTGTCCCATGGACTTCTGTGTTTTATTTTGTGTTTTATTTTGTGTTTTGCCGGTTTGTTTTCGGTCCAGGCGGACGACTGGCCCCGGTTTCTGGGACCACAGTACAAAGGAGTTTCCGACGAAACGAATCTCGTCAGTTCGATTCCGGCCGCCGGGCCTGACGTGCTGTGGCGAGTGGATCTCGGGATCGGGTCGTCGGGTGTCGTTGTGAGTGAAGGAACGGTCTACACTCTGTTCCAGGATGATGCTCGGCAGTATGTGGTTGCTTTGGACGAATCCTCGGGGGACCTCAAGTGGAAGTCCGGGATTGCAGACGCTTATCTGAATCCGCAGGCAAACGGGCCCCGGAGTACTCCGACTGTTGCTGATGATGCTGTTTATGTGATGACAGGTGAAGGTATCCTCGTGTCACTGGAGTCTGATTCGGGAAAGATCAGATGGAGCGTGAATACGGTCTCTGATCCCGGGGTGGAACCTGCACAATTTGGAATGTCTTCGTCCCCGCTGGTGTACAACGACGTGGTTGTTGTTCAAACGGTTTCAGAAGACGGCAGCATCGCCGGTTTCAGTGCTGAGTCCGGAGTCAGGAAATGGGTGGCCGGAAGCCCGGAATGCGGTTACGCCTCGCCGGCACTGCTTTCTCTGTGTGGAGTTCGTCAGATTGTGGCCGTGACCGGCGCATCCGTTGCGGGGATCGTTCCGCAAAGCGGTGAGTTACTTTGGGAACACCCGTTCGTTACCGACTTCAATTGCAATACGGCGAATCCCGTTCTGGTTGACGAGTCCTCAGTCTTGATTTCTGCCGGAGAGAATCATGGTTCTGTTCTGCTTGATGTGACGGAATCCGATGACGGCTGGACGGCAGAAGAAAGGTGGTCTTCACTCGGAAAACGCAGCGTGTTGCGGGCTGAGTGGCAGACTCCGGTTCTGCTGGATGGACATCTGTTCGGTCTGGACAATGTCGGAGCTGCCGGGCCCATCACCAATCTTGTTTGTGTCAACGCTGCCACCGGCGAATCTGTGTGGTCGAAGAGGCGATTCGGCAAGTCAAATCTGACACTGGCTGACGGCAAACTGTTCATGGCGACGATCGACGGAGAACTGGTCATCGTCAACGCCACGATGGAAGGCTTTCGCGAGATGGCGCGTACCGAAGTGTTACGAATGACGCGGCAGGCACCGGTCATAGCCAATGGTCGTTTGTATCTTCGCGACGACAAAGAGGTGGTGTGCATCGACGTTCGCGTGAAGAGTTGA
- a CDS encoding OadG family protein codes for MLPAFMISLAQTVINDGFPIAATGMGIVFVAIILITVFISALPGILKLLAQVLPEASARHTPVDTSESMLPDEGILAAIGFVLHTEIQRQVTTDERTGR; via the coding sequence ATGCTTCCGGCATTCATGATTAGTCTGGCGCAAACCGTCATCAATGATGGTTTCCCGATCGCTGCGACGGGCATGGGCATCGTTTTTGTGGCAATTATTTTGATCACCGTGTTTATTTCAGCGCTACCTGGAATTTTAAAACTGCTTGCTCAGGTTCTGCCGGAAGCCAGTGCCCGTCACACACCGGTCGATACATCGGAGAGTATGTTGCCGGATGAAGGGATTCTTGCGGCGATTGGATTCGTGCTGCACACCGAAATACAGCGACAGGTCACTACAGATGAAAGGACCGGCAGGTAA
- a CDS encoding sodium ion-translocating decarboxylase subunit beta — protein MNYLFDFLATTGFASLTAGNVIMILIGIVFIFLAIKKDYEPLLLVPIGMGAIVGNIPVGEGMSLSVYDDHQWHEVAVDSDTGETEIEYLPGSVLSYLYFGVSWGIYPPLIFLGIGAMTDFSTMLSSPRLVLLGAAAQIGVFLTFLGAIALGFSLQEAGAIGIIGGADGPTSIFLSSQLAPKLLGPIAIAAYSYMALVPVIQPPIMKLLTTREERLIRMKPPRKVSTREKMIFPIAAFLICTMIAPGAIVLLGMLFFGNLMKESLVTERLANTARTAMIDIVTVLLGFCVGASTEAETFITKESLQIFGLGALAFSIATAGGVLFAKLMNLFLTEKINPLVGAAGVSAVPDSARVVQMVGQQEDPHNFLLMHAMAPNVAGVIGSAVAAGVLWGVLS, from the coding sequence ATGAATTACCTGTTCGATTTTCTGGCCACAACCGGATTCGCATCTTTAACAGCGGGAAATGTGATCATGATCCTGATCGGGATCGTATTCATTTTCCTTGCCATCAAGAAGGACTACGAACCCCTGCTGCTGGTCCCCATCGGTATGGGAGCGATTGTGGGAAACATTCCTGTCGGTGAAGGGATGTCGCTGAGTGTGTATGACGACCATCAGTGGCATGAAGTAGCGGTCGACAGCGACACGGGAGAAACAGAAATTGAGTATTTGCCCGGCAGTGTGCTGAGCTATCTGTATTTTGGGGTCAGTTGGGGCATCTATCCGCCGCTGATCTTTCTTGGCATCGGGGCAATGACCGATTTTTCAACAATGTTGTCCAGTCCGCGACTCGTGCTGCTGGGCGCTGCAGCCCAGATTGGTGTGTTTTTAACATTTCTGGGCGCTATTGCCCTGGGGTTCAGTCTTCAGGAAGCCGGTGCCATTGGGATTATCGGAGGGGCTGATGGCCCCACATCGATCTTTCTTTCGTCTCAACTGGCTCCCAAGCTGCTGGGGCCCATTGCGATTGCTGCCTATTCGTATATGGCACTGGTGCCTGTGATTCAGCCGCCGATCATGAAACTGCTGACCACCCGCGAAGAACGCCTGATTCGCATGAAGCCTCCTCGCAAAGTTTCCACCCGCGAGAAGATGATCTTTCCGATTGCCGCCTTTTTAATCTGTACCATGATTGCCCCGGGGGCAATCGTCCTGCTGGGAATGCTGTTCTTTGGTAACCTGATGAAAGAAAGTCTGGTTACCGAACGGCTGGCGAATACAGCCCGCACGGCAATGATTGATATCGTTACCGTTTTGCTGGGATTCTGTGTGGGTGCCAGTACTGAGGCAGAAACATTTATCACCAAAGAGTCACTGCAGATTTTTGGTCTGGGAGCACTGGCATTTTCAATCGCAACTGCCGGCGGCGTTCTGTTTGCTAAACTTATGAATCTGTTCCTCACAGAAAAAATCAATCCACTGGTTGGCGCCGCAGGAGTTTCGGCTGTGCCGGATTCAGCGCGAGTGGTTCAGATGGTCGGGCAGCAGGAAGATCCTCATAATTTCTTACTGATGCATGCCATGGCCCCCAATGTCGCAGGTGTGATCGGTTCAGCGGTTGCCGCCGGCGTTTTGTGGGGTGTACTTTCTTAG
- a CDS encoding NIPSNAP family protein, with product MFIRPFTTYSVLLLTMAVFLMPTTVSAEIYELRTYTTNEGKLDNLNARFRDHTIRLFNRHGMESVGYWVPTDEPLSQNTLIYVLKHESREAAAASWKAFGSDPEWKKVAKESQVDGAILSKSPDSVFMNSADYSPDFLTGKADDHAVFELRVYRTHKNKLRNLDARFRNHTIELFSKHGMKSVAYWHPVDEPDSKDTLIYILRHNSRDAAKASWDAFGNDPEWQKVKKESRLDGRIVRESPESTYAKPTDYSAIK from the coding sequence ATGTTCATCCGACCATTCACCACCTATTCCGTCCTTCTTTTAACAATGGCCGTGTTTCTGATGCCAACAACTGTTTCTGCTGAAATCTATGAGTTGCGGACGTACACAACCAACGAGGGGAAACTGGATAACCTCAATGCCCGATTCCGTGACCACACCATCCGTTTGTTCAACCGACATGGTATGGAGTCTGTGGGATACTGGGTCCCGACCGATGAACCACTGTCACAAAACACCCTGATCTATGTTCTGAAACATGAAAGCCGTGAGGCGGCGGCCGCATCATGGAAAGCATTCGGCAGCGATCCGGAATGGAAGAAAGTCGCCAAAGAGTCACAGGTGGACGGAGCGATTCTGTCCAAATCCCCTGACTCCGTGTTCATGAATTCCGCAGACTACTCGCCGGACTTCCTGACCGGAAAAGCAGACGACCATGCGGTGTTTGAACTGCGGGTGTATCGCACCCACAAAAACAAACTCCGCAACCTGGACGCGAGATTCCGCAACCACACCATCGAATTGTTCAGCAAACACGGGATGAAGTCAGTGGCCTACTGGCATCCGGTTGACGAACCGGATTCAAAGGACACCCTGATTTATATCCTTCGACACAACAGTCGTGATGCAGCGAAAGCATCATGGGATGCATTCGGCAACGATCCGGAATGGCAAAAGGTTAAAAAAGAGTCACGGCTGGACGGCCGCATTGTGCGGGAAAGTCCCGAATCCACCTACGCAAAGCCTACGGACTATTCGGCAATCAAGTGA
- a CDS encoding aldolase/citrate lyase family protein produces MTLRPNRVKKKLARGDTVCCVSGLTDPEDIDRFGPAGFDAVWLEGEHGPVDFGAIGDLTRACDLWGMTSVMRVNRNEQAIIYRAMDRGVQGIVVPHVNTRAEAQNVVDGGKFSPVGKRGLFTSRQGFGVENYFDTANDHTVLIVLIEDIVAVNNLDEILTVDHIDVFFVAPSDLASSMGLIGQLDHPDVVSAWDGALQKISRSGRVAGTLTNNGNVTRFVNLGVRFLMVSAGSWIDAGAAAYRKAAEIH; encoded by the coding sequence GTGACTCTTCGACCGAATCGAGTTAAGAAGAAGCTGGCCCGCGGTGACACGGTTTGCTGTGTGTCCGGACTGACCGATCCCGAGGATATCGACCGCTTCGGCCCGGCCGGTTTCGACGCGGTGTGGCTGGAAGGCGAACACGGACCGGTGGATTTTGGCGCTATCGGTGATTTGACCCGGGCCTGCGATCTGTGGGGAATGACGTCGGTCATGCGGGTCAACCGGAACGAACAGGCAATCATCTACCGGGCTATGGACCGCGGTGTCCAGGGAATTGTAGTGCCGCACGTGAATACCAGGGCCGAGGCTCAAAACGTTGTCGATGGAGGAAAGTTTTCACCTGTCGGAAAGCGTGGCCTGTTCACCAGCCGCCAGGGATTCGGTGTCGAGAACTATTTCGACACTGCAAATGATCACACAGTGTTGATCGTACTGATCGAGGACATCGTGGCAGTTAACAATCTCGATGAGATTCTTACCGTCGATCACATCGACGTGTTTTTCGTGGCCCCTTCCGACCTGGCCTCCTCGATGGGCCTGATTGGACAGCTCGATCACCCTGATGTTGTATCGGCCTGGGATGGAGCGTTGCAGAAGATCAGCCGGAGCGGCCGAGTGGCAGGCACACTGACCAACAACGGTAACGTCACGCGTTTTGTGAATCTGGGTGTTCGGTTTCTGATGGTCAGTGCCGGCAGCTGGATCGACGCCGGGGCCGCTGCCTACAGGAAGGCAGCCGAAATCCACTGA
- a CDS encoding PQQ-binding-like beta-propeller repeat protein codes for MRIGLLTGFLLLAGEDIALADWPQFRGPDGQGHATESNVPLRWSETENVQWKTLVPGEGYSSPVIKGNQIWMTAATEDGKSLHAVCVDLVSGEVIHNTEVLTPASAGSKHGLNGYASPTPVVDDQYVFTHFGGHGTVCLDRDGQIVWKNTELPFSAVQGSASSPVLHDGLLILTCDGNDTQFLAALDRNTGEVQWKEYRTHYEGMGKTKDFFKMAYSTPLIGRVNGVDQLVSTAADHVAAYDVKTGKEIWWMPYIGCSQVARPSFGHGLFYVVGTLQLDEHCIYAIRPGQGRTGSDRVVWQRSQGVGHVPSPLLVGSELYFVNDDGIATCVDALTGEEHWRERLGGNFRASPVEVQGRIYFSSEQGKTTVLAAATDYQVLATNELDAELLASPAVSGNAIVLRSSTHLYRIE; via the coding sequence ATGCGAATCGGCCTTCTGACTGGGTTCCTCCTGTTGGCAGGAGAAGACATAGCGCTAGCTGATTGGCCGCAGTTTCGCGGCCCCGACGGTCAGGGACACGCCACAGAATCAAATGTGCCTCTGCGCTGGAGTGAGACTGAAAATGTTCAATGGAAAACTTTGGTCCCGGGAGAGGGGTATTCGTCTCCTGTGATCAAAGGCAATCAGATCTGGATGACAGCGGCCACAGAAGACGGCAAATCGCTGCACGCCGTGTGCGTTGATCTGGTCTCGGGCGAAGTCATTCACAACACGGAAGTATTGACTCCCGCCAGTGCCGGTTCCAAACACGGGCTCAACGGCTACGCCTCTCCGACTCCCGTTGTGGATGATCAGTATGTGTTCACTCACTTTGGCGGTCATGGAACAGTGTGTCTGGACCGTGACGGACAGATCGTCTGGAAGAACACGGAACTGCCGTTTTCCGCGGTTCAGGGATCGGCCAGTTCACCGGTTCTGCATGACGGCCTGCTGATTCTTACCTGTGACGGAAACGATACTCAGTTCCTGGCAGCCCTCGACAGGAACACGGGGGAAGTTCAGTGGAAGGAATACCGGACACATTACGAAGGTATGGGAAAGACAAAAGATTTTTTTAAGATGGCCTATTCAACGCCGCTGATCGGCAGAGTCAACGGAGTTGATCAGCTTGTCAGTACGGCGGCAGACCATGTTGCTGCCTATGACGTAAAGACCGGAAAAGAAATCTGGTGGATGCCGTACATTGGATGCTCCCAGGTTGCCCGGCCGTCTTTTGGGCATGGTTTGTTTTATGTGGTGGGGACACTCCAGCTGGACGAACACTGCATCTATGCGATTCGTCCTGGCCAGGGCAGGACCGGGTCCGATCGTGTGGTCTGGCAACGGTCGCAGGGCGTAGGGCATGTGCCGTCACCACTGCTTGTCGGTAGTGAACTGTACTTTGTGAACGATGACGGAATCGCGACGTGTGTGGATGCACTGACCGGTGAAGAGCACTGGCGGGAAAGACTGGGTGGTAATTTTCGGGCGTCACCGGTTGAAGTTCAGGGACGAATTTACTTCAGCAGCGAGCAGGGAAAGACCACCGTACTGGCCGCAGCCACGGACTATCAGGTTCTGGCGACAAATGAACTGGATGCGGAATTGCTGGCTTCGCCGGCTGTTTCGGGTAACGCAATCGTTCTGCGAAGCAGTACGCACCTGTACCGCATCGAATAA
- a CDS encoding L-fucose/L-arabinose isomerase family protein — MSSQTTIETPKPAAGQVQLIASGDLRLSANQVCWQVQSEMESQLTRAIEKLGFRTVRAHEFDESQQHGFIASQRQGLEVFRTIDPEAPLIVAEAVWQYSHHVLAGLTTHRGPILTVANWSGTWPGLVGMLNLNGSLTKAGVSYSTLWSSDFEDEYFLSRLETWLKTGKCDHEQNHVVPFDTDKLNDSETTIASELAGELKCGKAIMGVFDEGCMGMFNAILPDHLLNLTGVFKERLSQSALYHESTQVSDAEAEAVYNWFIEQGMTFEMGDDHDTELTRAQILRQCRMYIAAVRIADDFGCDLIGIQYQQGLKDLMPASDLAEGTLNNTIRPEVKSRCGSRVLYEGQPVIHFNEVDEGAGLDALITNRVHAALGQPVETTLHDIRWGGPDLSGTVSDYVWVFLISGAAPPEHFVDGWAGAKGYRQPAMYFPNGGSSLCGVSKPGEIVWSRIFVEDGRLKMDIGRGHVVELPDEETQRRWQATTYQWPIMHAVLHDVDQNQLMAKHKSNHIQVAYAKSAADADAVVRVKSGMAAELGLDVQICGAKSVLS; from the coding sequence ATGTCGAGTCAGACAACCATCGAAACACCAAAACCGGCGGCAGGTCAGGTGCAGCTCATTGCCAGTGGCGATCTGAGACTTTCCGCCAATCAGGTGTGCTGGCAGGTGCAGTCAGAAATGGAATCACAGCTGACTCGAGCCATTGAAAAACTTGGTTTCCGGACCGTCCGCGCCCATGAGTTCGACGAGTCGCAGCAGCACGGATTTATTGCTTCGCAACGACAGGGACTGGAGGTCTTTCGTACGATTGATCCGGAAGCACCGCTGATCGTGGCCGAAGCGGTCTGGCAGTATTCTCACCATGTGCTGGCCGGCCTGACGACACATCGAGGTCCCATTCTGACCGTTGCAAACTGGTCGGGGACATGGCCGGGACTCGTGGGAATGCTGAATCTCAATGGCTCGCTCACGAAAGCCGGCGTGAGTTATTCAACATTGTGGAGCAGTGATTTCGAAGATGAGTATTTTTTAAGCCGGCTGGAGACATGGCTGAAGACCGGTAAGTGTGATCACGAACAGAATCATGTGGTGCCGTTTGATACAGACAAACTGAACGACAGTGAAACCACGATCGCGTCTGAGTTGGCCGGTGAGTTGAAATGCGGCAAGGCCATTATGGGCGTGTTCGACGAAGGGTGTATGGGGATGTTCAATGCCATCCTGCCTGATCATCTGCTGAATCTAACGGGTGTGTTCAAGGAACGACTGAGTCAGTCGGCGCTGTATCACGAGTCGACTCAGGTGTCGGATGCGGAAGCGGAAGCTGTTTACAACTGGTTCATCGAACAGGGCATGACGTTCGAAATGGGAGACGATCACGACACGGAACTGACACGGGCTCAGATTTTGCGGCAATGCCGAATGTATATTGCGGCCGTCCGCATTGCAGACGATTTTGGGTGTGATCTGATCGGTATTCAGTATCAGCAGGGACTCAAGGATCTGATGCCGGCCAGTGATCTGGCAGAAGGAACATTGAATAATACCATTCGTCCGGAGGTGAAGTCCCGCTGTGGATCCAGAGTGCTTTACGAGGGTCAGCCGGTCATTCACTTTAATGAAGTGGACGAAGGCGCGGGACTGGACGCATTGATCACCAATCGAGTGCATGCGGCTCTGGGGCAGCCCGTGGAAACAACGCTGCACGATATTCGCTGGGGCGGCCCCGATTTGTCCGGAACGGTGTCGGACTATGTCTGGGTGTTTTTGATCAGCGGAGCCGCTCCCCCTGAGCACTTTGTTGACGGCTGGGCCGGAGCCAAAGGCTATCGACAGCCCGCCATGTATTTTCCGAACGGCGGCAGCAGTCTGTGCGGTGTTTCGAAGCCCGGTGAAATTGTCTGGTCACGGATCTTTGTGGAGGATGGTCGGCTAAAAATGGATATTGGTCGCGGGCACGTGGTCGAACTTCCGGATGAGGAGACTCAGCGGCGCTGGCAGGCCACAACGTATCAGTGGCCAATTATGCATGCCGTGCTGCACGATGTTGATCAGAACCAGCTGATGGCAAAGCACAAGAGTAATCACATTCAGGTGGCCTATGCCAAATCTGCAGCCGATGCCGATGCTGTTGTCAGAGTGAAGAGCGGAATGGCGGCAGAACTTGGTCTGGATGTTCAGATCTGCGGCGCGAAATCAGTGCTGTCCTGA
- a CDS encoding PLP-dependent transferase, producing MKIETQCLNGMDGSMVVYGINGVPGAGSKFIETIKLFSSLANIGEAKNSAMHPASTKPSQLNEQQQMACGIRPEMIRLSVASSTPTTSLRIFIGH from the coding sequence TTGAAAATTGAAACACAGTGTCTGAATGGAATGGACGGCTCGATGGTCGTATACGGAATTAATGGAGTTCCTGGTGCCGGATCAAAATTCATTGAAACTATCAAGTTGTTTTCTTCCCTGGCCAATATTGGTGAGGCCAAAAATTCGGCCATGCATCCGGCGAGCACCAAACCTTCTCAGCTAAATGAACAACAGCAGATGGCCTGCGGGATCCGACCGGAAATGATTCGATTATCCGTGGCATCGAGTACTCCGACGACATCATTGAGGATATTCATCGGGCATTGA